One region of Glutamicibacter sp. B1 genomic DNA includes:
- a CDS encoding MetQ/NlpA family ABC transporter substrate-binding protein has protein sequence MTSPLSGHDHGFTLRKSRNVLPWSIAAIASVLAIVLAVMLGQQRTLPAVAAADGTQTKFVVHFEPAMAGEEKILDYVAQSIAPDYGVEIEKTGLQDPIQANQAVASGQFDATIFEHQWYMEQSAEAAGVKLTPTVELYQWGFGMYSTKYDSVEALPKGSTLLLPNDVANQGQALWLLQREGFLKLNPDIEPRTAKMSDVVENPHEFVLKEADLLAMPRMLDDVDVAIGYVSQFDAGKVSRDKGILFPEPPKTFASRLIMASDFAETADAKKLIEVFSDPRLQEYLETTDDPLVQGVLTKVSDS, from the coding sequence ATGACTTCACCACTTTCAGGCCATGACCATGGCTTTACCTTGCGTAAGAGCAGGAATGTACTTCCTTGGAGTATCGCAGCGATCGCTTCTGTTCTGGCTATAGTCCTAGCCGTGATGCTCGGACAGCAACGAACCTTGCCGGCGGTTGCGGCAGCAGACGGAACCCAAACGAAGTTCGTCGTTCACTTTGAACCGGCGATGGCTGGCGAAGAAAAAATTCTGGACTACGTCGCACAGAGTATCGCCCCAGACTACGGTGTAGAGATTGAGAAAACCGGTCTGCAAGACCCAATCCAAGCCAATCAAGCAGTGGCCAGCGGTCAGTTTGATGCGACGATCTTTGAACACCAGTGGTACATGGAGCAGTCGGCAGAAGCCGCCGGGGTGAAACTAACGCCCACCGTTGAGCTCTACCAATGGGGCTTTGGCATGTACTCGACCAAGTATGACTCCGTAGAAGCGCTGCCCAAGGGCTCAACACTGTTGTTGCCAAACGACGTTGCTAACCAAGGACAGGCTCTGTGGCTGCTACAGCGCGAAGGCTTCCTGAAACTCAATCCAGATATTGAACCTCGCACAGCAAAAATGTCTGATGTCGTTGAAAACCCGCATGAATTCGTTTTGAAGGAAGCCGACTTGTTGGCGATGCCTCGAATGCTAGATGACGTTGATGTCGCCATCGGCTACGTCTCGCAGTTCGATGCCGGAAAGGTTAGTCGAGATAAGGGAATCTTGTTCCCAGAGCCACCTAAAACCTTCGCTTCACGGCTGATCATGGCCTCTGATTTTGCAGAAACTGCTGACGCAAAGAAACTGATTGAAGTGTTCTCGGATCCTCGCTTGCAGGAATATTTGGAGACGACAGATGACCCACTGGTCCAAGGCGTCCTCACCAAGGTTTCTGATAGCTAG
- a CDS encoding methionine ABC transporter ATP-binding protein: MIEIENLHKHYDSAQGRVEVLKGINLSVESGSITAVVGPSGAGKSTLSHCISLLEKPSSGQILIDGKNLTNLSGKKLRAERRAIGTIFQNSALLRRMTVAENIALPLRNLGVVHEEMTSRVAELLERVGLLDRANSYPGQLSGGQRQRVGIARALALRPRLLLSDESTSGLDPESTQQVLTLLESLRTDLGLAIILITHEMDVVRHVADNVAQLDGGRIAEYGKLHELVANPNSEAGSKLLPLRAEALPAGFSYSMTVAYLNDRVDPAWISRLGIEHGIRVALLGGSVEAHHDGTLGRVSIGVDGALPEQVTQILASWGLQATVEEHVREEVGV; this comes from the coding sequence GTGATTGAGATTGAAAACCTCCATAAACATTACGACTCTGCCCAAGGGCGCGTCGAGGTGCTCAAAGGCATCAACCTGAGCGTTGAGTCTGGTTCGATCACTGCAGTGGTTGGGCCCTCAGGCGCCGGTAAATCTACTTTGTCCCACTGCATCTCTCTGCTAGAAAAACCAAGCAGCGGGCAGATTCTCATCGATGGCAAGAACCTGACGAATCTATCGGGCAAAAAGCTTCGCGCTGAGCGTCGCGCTATTGGAACGATCTTCCAAAATTCGGCCCTGCTTCGCAGGATGACAGTGGCCGAGAACATTGCCTTGCCTCTGCGGAACCTAGGCGTGGTACACGAGGAGATGACTAGCCGAGTAGCTGAACTCCTTGAACGTGTAGGACTACTGGACCGGGCAAATTCCTATCCTGGTCAACTATCCGGTGGCCAGCGGCAACGTGTAGGTATTGCACGCGCCTTGGCCTTGCGGCCGCGGCTGTTGCTCTCCGATGAATCAACCTCGGGCCTGGATCCGGAATCAACGCAGCAGGTTCTCACTCTCCTTGAATCACTGCGAACAGATCTCGGGCTTGCCATCATCCTGATCACCCACGAGATGGATGTTGTCCGCCATGTTGCCGATAACGTTGCACAACTCGACGGTGGTCGTATCGCAGAATACGGCAAGCTCCACGAGCTGGTGGCTAATCCGAACTCCGAAGCCGGTTCCAAACTCTTGCCATTGCGTGCAGAGGCACTCCCGGCTGGGTTCTCTTATTCCATGACCGTCGCCTATCTCAACGATCGTGTTGATCCAGCATGGATCTCAAGATTGGGCATTGAACATGGAATTCGCGTGGCATTGCTTGGAGGCTCAGTTGAAGCACACCACGACGGAACGCTAGGACGAGTCAGCATCGGCGTGGACGGGGCACTGCCTGAACAGGTCACACAGATCCTGGCATCGTGGGGCCTGCAAGCCACCGTTGAAGAACATGTTCGTGAAGAGGTTGGCGTATGA
- a CDS encoding methionine ABC transporter ATP-binding protein: MMIRLENLTTTFGKGQDQFTAVKDVSLEIKAGSIHGIIGFSGAGKSTLLRNINLLQRPTSGQVFVDGVELTGLSESELRKQRHEIGMIFQHFNLLNNRTAQQNVELNLKFAGVPKKERRERALEALAIVDLADKASAYPGQLSGGQKQRISIARALVTEPKVLLCDEPTSAVDPRTTTSVLQYLSDINASLGITTVIVTHEMNVIKAIADNVSVMEDGAVVEEFALSSLQEPSFEPITPIGRYLISDEITLNRAPKQTPNLVADVARV; encoded by the coding sequence ATGATGATTCGTCTTGAGAACCTAACAACAACCTTCGGCAAAGGCCAAGACCAGTTCACTGCCGTCAAAGATGTCTCTCTAGAAATTAAGGCTGGAAGCATTCACGGCATTATCGGTTTTTCCGGGGCCGGCAAATCCACGTTGCTACGCAACATCAATTTATTGCAGCGCCCCACCTCGGGGCAGGTCTTTGTTGATGGCGTCGAACTTACCGGTCTGAGCGAAAGCGAGCTACGCAAGCAACGACATGAAATAGGCATGATCTTCCAGCACTTTAACCTGCTGAATAATCGCACTGCACAACAGAATGTGGAGCTGAACCTGAAATTCGCTGGTGTGCCTAAGAAGGAACGCCGCGAACGTGCACTTGAAGCGCTAGCAATTGTGGATCTCGCAGATAAAGCTAGCGCCTATCCGGGCCAGCTCTCTGGCGGGCAGAAACAACGTATTTCCATTGCTCGTGCGCTGGTCACCGAACCTAAGGTCCTATTGTGCGACGAGCCAACTAGCGCCGTGGATCCACGAACCACTACCTCGGTGCTGCAGTACCTGAGCGATATCAATGCCAGCCTTGGCATCACCACTGTCATCGTGACCCACGAGATGAACGTCATTAAGGCTATTGCCGATAACGTCTCGGTGATGGAAGACGGGGCAGTAGTTGAAGAGTTTGCTTTGAGCTCACTGCAAGAACCAAGCTTCGAACCAATTACGCCTATCGGCCGCTATCTCATCAGCGATGAAATCACGCTCAATCGAGCACCCAAGCAGACCCCAAACCTCGTTGCCGACGTAGCGCGCGTATAG
- a CDS encoding FecCD family ABC transporter permease, translating to MSTTQNAPLRLEITDLQLEGEAPNTAPLGTKPNSKKGNLIVLSALGLAVFVMALISAGVGQMQISVPEILASIAHRVGLDWGTLPEQQFAQQALWTIRFPRVVMAIIVGAALAAGGVLMQGVFGNPLAEPSVVGVSSGAAAFACTSIAFGLSIFGNWTTIIAAFLGGLLATALVYLTARHSGRTEVVTLVLTGVAINAIAGACIALMTFLSDTSAREEIIFWQLGSLNGTMWNNVVSAGPIALIGIIFAMTQTRKLDLLALGERPARHLGVNVERLRKEVIVIVAFLTSAAVAFAGVIGFVGLVVPHILRMALGPGHRLLLPASVMGGALLLLVADTVARTLVANADLPIGMLTALVGGPFFFWLIRRTRRGAGGWS from the coding sequence ATGAGCACAACGCAGAACGCTCCACTGCGCCTTGAAATCACAGATCTTCAGCTCGAAGGCGAAGCGCCGAATACGGCTCCGCTCGGCACAAAACCGAACTCAAAGAAAGGAAATCTGATCGTACTTAGCGCACTAGGCCTCGCAGTATTCGTGATGGCTCTTATTAGCGCCGGGGTTGGTCAGATGCAGATCAGCGTTCCAGAGATTTTGGCCAGCATCGCCCACCGTGTGGGCTTGGACTGGGGCACACTGCCAGAACAACAGTTTGCTCAGCAAGCTTTATGGACGATTCGATTCCCTCGTGTGGTCATGGCCATCATCGTTGGAGCCGCATTGGCAGCCGGCGGAGTTCTGATGCAAGGAGTCTTCGGCAATCCGCTGGCTGAGCCCAGCGTGGTGGGAGTTTCCTCCGGCGCTGCAGCATTCGCCTGCACCTCCATCGCCTTTGGGTTGAGTATCTTCGGCAACTGGACCACCATCATTGCAGCATTTCTCGGTGGGCTCTTGGCCACCGCCTTGGTCTATCTCACCGCACGGCACTCTGGCCGCACAGAAGTAGTCACCCTGGTCCTAACCGGTGTTGCTATCAACGCGATTGCCGGGGCCTGTATCGCCTTGATGACTTTTCTTTCCGACACTTCGGCTCGTGAAGAAATCATCTTCTGGCAACTGGGCTCGCTCAACGGCACCATGTGGAACAACGTCGTCAGCGCTGGACCTATTGCACTCATTGGCATCATCTTTGCCATGACCCAAACCCGAAAACTGGATCTACTGGCTTTAGGCGAACGTCCCGCACGCCATCTTGGGGTGAACGTAGAGCGACTACGCAAAGAAGTCATTGTTATCGTGGCCTTTCTAACTTCAGCCGCCGTGGCCTTTGCCGGCGTGATCGGGTTCGTCGGGCTGGTAGTGCCACACATTCTTCGCATGGCATTGGGTCCGGGGCATCGCCTGTTGTTGCCGGCCTCGGTCATGGGCGGTGCATTGCTTCTGCTGGTTGCCGACACCGTGGCACGCACATTAGTAGCCAACGCAGATCTGCCCATCGGCATGCTCACGGCCCTGGTTGGTGGCCCATTCTTCTTCTGGCTCATTCGCCGCACGCGTCGTGGTGCTGGGGGTTGGTCATGA
- a CDS encoding SDR family oxidoreductase, with the protein MNIAIAGATGQLGQLVIDALLKRGADPAQLIAIGRSPEKLEPLAGKGLQTRVADYNAEASLVTALEGVDKLLLISGSEVGQRTTQHENVITAAQRVNVKLIAYTSIANALTGNMKLAQEHIATEHLLAGSGIDYVLLRNGWYTENYTDQLLGYLNSGVVLGAAGDGKISAATRADYAEAAAAVLLSDSDQAGKIYELGGDKPFTLSQLAGAVGAAAGQDVTYQEMDPAKLVEIYTDSGVPAIFADILVDTDLRIREGALEVNSGDLAKLIGRAPTSLGKAIKDALAA; encoded by the coding sequence ATGAATATTGCAATTGCCGGAGCCACCGGACAGCTAGGTCAGTTAGTTATCGACGCATTGCTGAAGCGCGGCGCCGATCCAGCACAGCTCATCGCCATTGGTCGTTCCCCAGAGAAGTTAGAGCCGCTGGCCGGCAAGGGTCTTCAGACTCGCGTCGCTGACTACAACGCGGAAGCCAGCTTGGTGACCGCTTTGGAAGGTGTCGATAAGTTGCTGTTGATTTCCGGCAGCGAAGTGGGTCAGCGGACCACGCAGCATGAAAATGTCATCACTGCTGCCCAACGTGTCAACGTAAAGCTCATCGCCTATACCTCCATTGCCAATGCCCTGACCGGCAACATGAAACTGGCGCAGGAACATATCGCCACCGAACACCTGCTGGCAGGATCAGGTATCGACTATGTCCTGCTACGCAATGGCTGGTACACGGAAAACTACACTGATCAGCTACTGGGTTACTTGAACAGTGGTGTTGTTCTCGGTGCTGCCGGCGATGGCAAAATCAGTGCTGCTACCCGCGCGGACTATGCCGAGGCAGCAGCTGCAGTCTTACTTTCGGATTCGGATCAGGCAGGAAAAATCTACGAGTTGGGCGGTGACAAGCCTTTCACCTTGAGTCAGTTGGCCGGTGCCGTCGGCGCTGCAGCAGGCCAGGATGTCACCTATCAGGAAATGGATCCTGCCAAGCTAGTGGAGATCTACACTGATTCGGGTGTTCCAGCCATTTTTGCTGACATCTTGGTAGATACTGATCTGCGTATTCGTGAAGGTGCTCTAGAAGTGAACTCCGGGGATTTGGCAAAGCTCATCGGTCGCGCACCAACTTCGCTTGGCAAAGCCATCAAGGATGCGCTCGCTGCCTAA
- a CDS encoding heme oxygenase (biliverdin-producing), giving the protein MTVIDQPQFSTRLRQVTQDDHQSAESSKFITTLMAGERSARDYTLLISQYHYIYAALEQEVRRLAHQAELSPIFDLALERSANIDGDLAVLLPAHGFEQLPPALPATTEYVEAIHAAAIEPARLVAHHYLRYLGDLSGGLPIGKLVARHYGIAPEALNMWNFEQIEKPKLYKDRYRLQLDIFGEDETRAVAVLDEAQRGFQWNKQLFQELLQVSEAHLALT; this is encoded by the coding sequence ATGACAGTTATCGATCAACCACAATTTTCAACTCGGCTACGCCAGGTCACCCAAGATGACCACCAGTCGGCAGAGTCCAGTAAGTTCATCACGACGTTGATGGCTGGCGAGCGTAGCGCACGTGACTACACGCTACTGATCTCGCAGTATCACTATATTTATGCAGCTTTGGAGCAGGAGGTGCGACGGCTGGCTCACCAAGCTGAGCTATCTCCCATCTTTGACCTTGCACTGGAGCGCTCGGCAAATATCGATGGGGATCTAGCGGTGCTCCTACCTGCTCATGGCTTCGAGCAGTTACCACCCGCTCTACCTGCCACGACCGAGTATGTAGAAGCCATCCATGCGGCCGCTATCGAACCTGCCAGGCTCGTTGCCCACCATTATCTGCGTTACCTCGGCGATCTATCCGGCGGTCTTCCCATAGGTAAGCTCGTAGCCCGCCACTACGGCATTGCCCCTGAAGCGCTGAACATGTGGAATTTTGAGCAAATCGAGAAGCCGAAGCTCTACAAAGACCGCTATCGGCTGCAATTAGATATCTTCGGTGAGGACGAAACTCGCGCCGTAGCCGTGCTGGATGAAGCTCAACGTGGATTCCAGTGGAACAAACAGCTGTTCCAAGAGTTGTTGCAGGTTTCAGAAGCACATCTTGCGCTGACCTAA
- a CDS encoding heme/hemin ABC transporter substrate-binding protein, translated as MFRKQNISGRLKLTALGLATLLVVTACGNGASKNTIDGSGKALSSVQTLEDPKSYEGPSTAVLSGADIDPIAQHPEAKLPASIVDAQENQVTVTDISRILPIDLYGTSSRVVFDLGLGDNVIGRDTSTTFDEAQDLPVVTQNGHELNAEAILQLAPSVIITDTSLGPWDVIEQMREAGIPVVVLDSERSLETSAEMIEQIASALGVPEEGKKLAERTEADIEKITAQISDIAPEGDRRVRMLMLYARGQSGIYYIFGKGSGADSLITSLGGIDVASEIGWDGMKPMTDEAMVNAEPDLIIMMTKGLESVGGVEGIADSVPAIDLTPAGKNHRIVDMADSQLLSFGPNSAAVLEAMSVAVYAPDAGEDS; from the coding sequence GTGTTTCGCAAGCAAAATATCTCTGGCCGCCTTAAGCTGACCGCTCTGGGCCTGGCAACTTTGTTAGTGGTGACAGCGTGCGGAAATGGTGCTTCCAAAAACACCATTGACGGAAGCGGCAAGGCGTTATCGTCAGTTCAGACTCTCGAAGACCCGAAATCTTATGAAGGTCCATCCACCGCAGTTCTTAGCGGCGCAGACATCGATCCGATCGCACAGCATCCCGAAGCAAAGCTGCCCGCCAGCATTGTTGACGCCCAAGAGAATCAGGTAACCGTCACCGACATCTCACGGATCCTACCCATTGACCTTTACGGGACATCCTCACGCGTGGTCTTCGACTTAGGCCTGGGCGACAACGTCATTGGACGGGATACCTCTACAACCTTTGATGAGGCCCAAGACCTGCCAGTGGTCACCCAAAACGGACACGAACTCAACGCAGAAGCGATCTTGCAGCTCGCACCCTCGGTCATTATTACCGACACATCGCTAGGGCCATGGGACGTCATTGAACAAATGCGTGAAGCTGGAATTCCCGTGGTCGTATTGGACTCCGAGCGTAGTTTGGAGACCTCGGCCGAAATGATCGAGCAGATTGCCTCGGCACTCGGTGTGCCCGAAGAAGGCAAAAAGCTTGCCGAACGAACCGAAGCCGACATTGAGAAAATCACCGCTCAGATCTCTGACATCGCGCCCGAGGGAGACCGAAGAGTGCGCATGCTCATGCTCTATGCGCGTGGCCAATCCGGAATTTACTACATCTTCGGCAAGGGCTCTGGCGCCGACTCACTGATCACTTCGTTGGGAGGAATCGACGTGGCCAGCGAAATTGGTTGGGACGGCATGAAACCAATGACGGATGAAGCCATGGTCAATGCAGAACCAGACCTGATCATCATGATGACCAAGGGCCTGGAATCAGTGGGCGGGGTGGAAGGCATCGCCGATTCGGTGCCAGCCATTGACCTCACGCCAGCAGGTAAGAACCACCGAATCGTGGACATGGCCGATTCACAATTGTTGAGTTTCGGCCCGAACTCCGCAGCAGTGCTGGAGGCTATGTCGGTCGCTGTGTATGCGCCCGATGCTGGAGAAGACTCATGA
- a CDS encoding WxL protein peptidoglycan domain-containing protein, whose protein sequence is MLSNRRATSSPNTRRIMGVIGAALIVTTFVAVPDARADDISWGINPGGEEQRSSFSYELEPGDSVDDSFQITNYGVKPLELSVYGADGQTSANGALELLPASEPSQEVGAWISVSESKLTLDPGEEADVAFTLSIPEDTAPGDYVGGMISSYIDSSAGTAVAVDQRLATQLALHVGGEGSLVLGMDNIDVSAPIAWNPFAPVSADFAAQVNNEGTLRARGNYTVKISGVFGLGSTTQTVALEEMLPGASVDLTSQVSGLWPLIWQQYEVSMVPEGIDSVAGEPVLASGTLWTFPAGWVGILLLIIIAIVIVAVVRSRRYEYVYEDEDEVEAPLASVSSE, encoded by the coding sequence ATGCTCTCGAACCGTCGAGCCACTAGCTCCCCAAATACGCGACGCATCATGGGCGTCATAGGTGCCGCACTCATTGTCACAACCTTTGTGGCAGTACCAGATGCGCGCGCGGATGATATTTCGTGGGGCATTAACCCCGGCGGGGAAGAGCAACGTTCTAGCTTCTCCTACGAGCTTGAACCCGGCGATAGCGTTGACGATAGTTTTCAGATAACGAACTACGGCGTAAAGCCACTGGAACTTTCGGTCTATGGTGCCGACGGCCAGACATCGGCTAACGGCGCACTCGAACTCTTGCCAGCATCAGAACCATCACAAGAGGTCGGGGCATGGATTAGTGTGAGCGAATCTAAGCTCACCCTAGATCCCGGTGAAGAAGCAGATGTGGCTTTTACGCTGAGCATTCCCGAGGACACCGCACCGGGTGACTACGTTGGCGGCATGATTTCCTCATATATCGACTCCAGTGCGGGTACTGCTGTGGCAGTTGACCAACGACTGGCAACCCAGCTGGCGCTACATGTTGGTGGCGAGGGTAGCCTGGTCTTGGGAATGGACAATATTGATGTGAGTGCACCGATTGCGTGGAATCCGTTTGCGCCGGTTTCGGCAGATTTCGCAGCGCAGGTCAATAACGAGGGGACCTTGCGGGCCCGTGGAAACTACACGGTGAAGATCTCTGGAGTGTTTGGTTTGGGAAGCACCACGCAAACTGTTGCACTTGAAGAAATGCTTCCCGGTGCCAGCGTGGATCTGACTTCACAAGTCTCAGGGCTGTGGCCATTGATCTGGCAACAGTATGAAGTGAGTATGGTTCCTGAAGGAATCGATTCAGTCGCCGGGGAGCCGGTCCTTGCCAGTGGAACGTTATGGACTTTCCCCGCCGGATGGGTGGGAATTCTTCTGCTGATCATCATCGCGATTGTGATTGTCGCGGTGGTTCGCAGCCGCCGGTACGAGTACGTCTACGAGGATGAAGACGAGGTGGAAGCACCCTTGGCGTCGGTCAGCAGCGAGTAG
- a CDS encoding methionine ABC transporter permease produces the protein MRLPFESAAVGTDTPWNELLALLLPAYGQTWAMVGIVMALVISIGGLMGIALYNTDRHGLFPRPKVHGVLSWIANMGRSLPFLVLMAAIIPFTKWITGTTIGIAAAAVPMTIAGIPFFARLVQNALNDLPKENLAVGLVTGGSATQIIGATQIREALPALASAITLNTISMIEYSAIAGTIGAGGIGYLAVTYGYQRFDMNVMLATIVALILTVQIVQFLGDRIAHALARP, from the coding sequence ATGAGACTCCCATTTGAAAGCGCAGCGGTTGGAACAGACACCCCGTGGAATGAACTGCTCGCCCTGTTACTGCCTGCGTATGGGCAGACCTGGGCCATGGTCGGAATCGTGATGGCCCTAGTGATCAGCATTGGTGGCTTGATGGGGATCGCGCTGTACAACACCGACCGGCATGGCTTGTTCCCACGACCAAAGGTGCATGGCGTACTCAGCTGGATTGCAAACATGGGACGCTCACTGCCGTTTCTGGTGTTGATGGCCGCGATCATTCCTTTCACCAAATGGATCACGGGAACCACCATTGGTATCGCTGCAGCGGCGGTACCCATGACCATCGCCGGCATTCCCTTCTTCGCACGTTTGGTTCAGAACGCGCTTAATGACTTGCCGAAGGAAAACCTCGCCGTTGGTCTAGTCACCGGAGGTTCGGCAACACAGATCATTGGCGCCACCCAGATCAGGGAAGCCCTGCCGGCGCTGGCCTCAGCGATCACGCTGAACACCATTTCTATGATCGAGTATTCGGCTATTGCAGGCACGATTGGCGCTGGCGGTATCGGCTATCTCGCGGTGACCTACGGGTACCAGAGATTCGATATGAACGTCATGTTGGCCACCATCGTCGCACTGATCCTGACAGTTCAAATTGTCCAATTCCTCGGTGACCGCATTGCCCATGCGTTGGCCCGCCCATAA
- a CDS encoding HtaA domain-containing protein yields MSLRHRVLSALIVPVIGASMLLTGQVAVAADNNGSKEIDLKVTIPQADAFEVKDAQFRWGVNVESNSGSFSGDCNFLSAGVAADAGASKVWKESDDLYKTQDGNTRIEKPNAAGEWASASWANKCQDANGRTVTTDLSESGTGAQVVIDQGTGKVDAAKGTAEISWKGSFSLVFYGGLTYWSLSDPVLKVADGKGTLTATASGYAADRIDTTKWNKIESKNIVMAQLPKVSLGKNGIVSTPAYQGVKIDGVEPAQSREQSWWGSFPKDWVEFNQLTGQGSYWYSSGGAADVRKVATDVYINYTQENSVIATPIAPQKNDTDQSGDSESGVVSEEQENSGGANEATSGVASAGSPVQQLVQQALESVLPASAVLPGAGTTLLEPTALATRAINWVGKSLIPEAVERVKDYKEPLLWSLAGLLALGSVAWVGFRHGWLVWPFSSKK; encoded by the coding sequence GTGAGTTTGCGACATCGTGTTCTTTCGGCACTCATCGTGCCTGTTATCGGTGCCAGCATGCTGTTGACCGGACAGGTAGCTGTTGCAGCAGATAATAACGGCAGCAAGGAAATTGACCTGAAGGTCACCATTCCACAAGCGGATGCCTTTGAAGTCAAAGATGCCCAATTCCGTTGGGGAGTTAATGTCGAGTCGAACTCAGGGTCCTTTTCCGGAGACTGCAACTTCCTGTCCGCGGGTGTCGCCGCAGATGCCGGGGCGAGCAAGGTATGGAAAGAATCCGATGATCTGTATAAGACCCAGGACGGCAATACTCGTATTGAGAAACCTAACGCCGCCGGTGAGTGGGCCAGCGCTTCATGGGCTAATAAGTGTCAAGACGCCAACGGACGCACGGTCACTACTGACCTATCTGAATCGGGTACCGGGGCACAGGTAGTCATTGATCAGGGCACCGGAAAAGTTGATGCAGCGAAGGGAACCGCCGAGATTTCCTGGAAGGGCTCGTTCTCTTTGGTGTTCTACGGAGGGCTGACCTACTGGTCGCTGTCTGACCCGGTACTTAAAGTTGCCGACGGGAAAGGGACCTTGACCGCAACTGCTAGCGGGTATGCCGCCGATCGCATCGACACCACCAAATGGAACAAGATCGAAAGCAAGAACATCGTGATGGCCCAACTGCCCAAGGTGAGTCTTGGAAAGAATGGCATCGTGAGCACCCCCGCGTATCAAGGCGTCAAGATCGACGGGGTTGAACCGGCACAGTCGCGCGAACAGTCCTGGTGGGGCTCGTTCCCCAAAGATTGGGTCGAGTTTAACCAACTCACCGGTCAAGGATCGTATTGGTATTCATCCGGTGGCGCCGCCGACGTTCGCAAGGTAGCCACCGATGTCTACATCAATTACACGCAAGAAAACTCGGTGATTGCTACACCCATCGCGCCTCAGAAAAACGATACGGATCAGTCTGGGGATAGCGAGAGCGGTGTGGTGAGCGAAGAACAAGAGAATTCCGGAGGAGCTAATGAAGCGACCTCTGGGGTAGCCAGTGCCGGTTCGCCGGTACAGCAACTGGTGCAACAAGCGCTCGAGTCGGTTCTGCCGGCCAGCGCAGTACTACCAGGAGCAGGTACCACCCTGCTTGAACCAACGGCTTTGGCGACCAGAGCTATCAACTGGGTCGGAAAGTCGCTTATTCCAGAAGCTGTGGAACGCGTCAAGGACTATAAGGAACCACTGTTGTGGTCCCTGGCGGGTTTGCTGGCGTTGGGCAGCGTGGCATGGGTTGGATTCCGCCACGGCTGGCTTGTCTGGCCCTTCTCGTCGAAAAAGTAA
- a CDS encoding heme ABC transporter ATP-binding protein encodes MQVINATLSLGGRRVLDTVNLDLYPGEVVALVGPNGAGKSTLLAAMCGDEPLDSGQILLQGREVMHRSAKDLAQLRAVQTQESRISFAFTGEDVIRMGRSPWTGTIEEERDEEVIATAVSVTESQPLISRAVQTLSGGEKARISFARALAQETMLVFLDEPTAAMDIRHQEHLMSTVRSRANSGVTAVVVLHDLSLAAAYADRVVLLDEGRVIAHGTPEEVLTAQNLQSIYRYPVSVFEHTEHGGLVIVPLRAHSSTQRFPEGELI; translated from the coding sequence ATGCAAGTTATCAATGCAACGTTGTCCTTGGGCGGTCGGCGAGTTCTCGACACGGTCAATCTGGACCTCTACCCCGGTGAAGTTGTGGCCTTGGTAGGGCCCAACGGTGCCGGAAAGTCCACTCTCCTGGCCGCAATGTGTGGTGATGAGCCACTGGATTCGGGGCAGATTCTGCTTCAGGGACGTGAAGTCATGCACCGCTCGGCCAAGGACCTTGCACAACTCAGGGCAGTGCAAACCCAAGAGTCACGGATTTCCTTTGCCTTCACCGGTGAAGATGTCATCCGGATGGGCCGTTCACCGTGGACGGGCACTATTGAGGAGGAACGGGACGAGGAAGTCATTGCTACCGCGGTATCCGTGACTGAATCCCAACCGCTGATATCGCGAGCAGTGCAAACACTCTCCGGCGGTGAGAAAGCCCGGATTTCTTTTGCCCGGGCACTGGCACAAGAAACCATGCTGGTGTTCCTTGATGAGCCCACCGCAGCGATGGATATCCGGCATCAAGAACATCTGATGAGTACCGTGCGTTCACGGGCCAATTCCGGGGTCACTGCGGTTGTCGTCCTGCATGACCTATCCCTGGCTGCCGCCTATGCAGACCGAGTAGTACTGCTTGACGAGGGGCGAGTAATCGCTCATGGCACCCCTGAAGAAGTACTCACGGCACAGAATCTGCAGAGCATCTATCGCTACCCGGTCAGTGTTTTTGAACATACAGAGCACGGGGGACTAGTGATCGTTCCGCTTCGTGCGCACTCAAGCACCCAACGTTTCCCCGAAGGAGAACTGATATGA